A genomic window from Exiguobacterium acetylicum DSM 20416 includes:
- the egtD gene encoding L-histidine N(alpha)-methyltransferase, with the protein MRETVIGYDLYTPQQNMRLEVIEGLLQEQKVLPAKYFYDHIGSQLFEQITQQPEYYPTRTELAILEQHRAEIARSIGDVHTLIEYGSGSSRKIQMLLETFTHLDTYMPIDISKDFLMESARQLSERYPALHIKAVCGDYSQSISLPVEESQKRVIFFPGSTIGNFEPEEAMRFLRHSSRILETGDGFLIGVDLKKSVDVLERAYNDAAGVTAAFNLNMLTHLNQMLEGTFDVTRFEHHAFYNEEKGRIEMHLRSQLDQLVQVGDVTVPFKQGETIHTENSYKYSKEEFETLALKSGFHPVNCWIDDDERFSVHYLEKM; encoded by the coding sequence ATGCGGGAAACAGTAATAGGTTACGATTTATATACGCCGCAACAAAACATGCGTTTAGAAGTCATCGAAGGTCTGTTGCAAGAACAAAAGGTCTTACCGGCAAAATATTTTTATGATCACATCGGATCCCAGCTGTTCGAACAGATTACGCAACAACCGGAATATTATCCGACACGAACAGAACTCGCCATCTTGGAGCAACATCGAGCGGAAATCGCACGAAGTATCGGGGATGTGCATACACTGATTGAATATGGAAGTGGAAGCAGTCGTAAAATCCAAATGTTACTGGAGACATTTACACATTTAGACACGTATATGCCCATCGATATTTCAAAAGATTTCTTAATGGAATCTGCACGCCAATTGTCGGAACGGTATCCTGCGCTGCATATTAAAGCGGTCTGTGGGGATTACTCACAATCGATTTCTTTACCGGTCGAGGAGTCTCAAAAACGAGTCATTTTTTTCCCGGGATCGACGATCGGAAACTTTGAACCTGAGGAAGCGATGCGCTTCTTACGTCATTCCTCACGAATTCTTGAAACAGGAGATGGATTCTTGATCGGGGTCGATTTGAAAAAGTCTGTTGACGTTCTTGAACGAGCTTATAATGATGCAGCCGGCGTCACAGCAGCATTCAATTTGAATATGTTGACGCATTTGAATCAGATGCTTGAGGGAACATTTGATGTGACGCGATTCGAACATCATGCTTTTTATAATGAGGAAAAAGGACGAATCGAAATGCATCTTCGGAGTCAACTCGATCAACTCGTACAAGTTGGAGATGTGACGGTTCCGTTTAAACAAGGAGAAACGATTCATACGGAAAACTCCTATAAATACAGTAAAGAAGAGTTTGAGACACTTGCCCTTAAAAGTGGTTTTCATCCGGTCAATTGCTGGATCGATGACGATGAACGATTTAGCGTACATTATTTAGAAAAAATGTAA
- the egtB gene encoding ergothioneine biosynthesis protein EgtB, protein MLFETTSYLIEKFSTVRNQTIALIEPLEAEDFVIQASSDVSPPKWHIAHTTWFFERMILQEYSEDYRVFHPKYNYLFNSYYNSIGPYQPRQQRGMLSRPTVEDIIAYRSYVDGQMIEFLKEDRTPEDQRKIEALVEMGLQHEQQHQELILMDVKNNFFTNPLLLAYQSKSRATDVPENAVKETSFIQFEEGLVEIGHTGDGFAFDNESPRHKTWLYPFKLATRPVTNGEYLAFIEAEGYEKSEYWLSDGFSTVQKEGWKAPLYWMKDEAGEWTIFTMNGVEPLRLDEPVCHVSFYEADAYSRYIGKRLPTEAEWEWASRQVDSVTKRNMMGSGTFHPVAVEESETTLASMFGNVWEWTSSAYSSYPGSKPLEGALGEYNAKFMCNQMVLRGGACVTPDDHIRETYRNFFPPDKRWLFGGFRLAGDM, encoded by the coding sequence ATGCTATTTGAAACGACATCTTACTTAATTGAAAAATTTTCCACTGTTCGTAATCAAACAATCGCCTTGATCGAACCACTCGAAGCGGAGGATTTCGTCATCCAGGCAAGTTCCGACGTGAGTCCACCGAAATGGCATATCGCCCATACGACCTGGTTTTTTGAACGAATGATACTACAGGAATATAGTGAAGACTATCGCGTCTTCCATCCGAAGTACAATTATCTATTCAACTCGTACTATAACTCGATCGGTCCTTACCAACCTCGTCAACAACGAGGAATGCTGTCACGTCCGACCGTCGAAGACATCATTGCTTACCGGTCATATGTCGATGGACAAATGATCGAGTTCTTGAAGGAAGATCGAACTCCAGAAGACCAACGAAAAATCGAAGCATTAGTCGAGATGGGATTACAACACGAACAACAACATCAGGAATTGATCTTGATGGACGTGAAGAATAACTTTTTTACGAATCCGTTGTTACTTGCCTATCAGTCAAAGTCGCGGGCAACAGATGTGCCTGAAAATGCAGTCAAGGAAACATCTTTTATCCAATTCGAGGAAGGACTCGTCGAGATCGGTCATACAGGAGACGGTTTTGCGTTTGACAACGAGAGTCCACGTCATAAAACGTGGCTGTATCCGTTTAAACTCGCGACGCGTCCTGTCACGAATGGAGAGTATTTGGCGTTCATTGAAGCAGAGGGCTATGAAAAATCAGAATACTGGTTGTCCGACGGCTTTTCGACGGTTCAAAAAGAAGGCTGGAAAGCACCGTTATATTGGATGAAGGATGAAGCAGGGGAGTGGACGATCTTTACGATGAATGGTGTCGAACCTCTTCGTCTCGATGAACCGGTCTGTCACGTCAGTTTTTATGAGGCGGATGCTTATAGTCGTTATATAGGGAAACGGTTGCCGACAGAAGCAGAGTGGGAATGGGCTTCTCGCCAAGTCGATTCTGTCACGAAGCGTAATATGATGGGAAGCGGGACCTTCCATCCGGTAGCCGTCGAAGAGTCAGAGACGACGCTTGCGAGCATGTTCGGAAACGTCTGGGAGTGGACGTCGAGCGCTTATAGTTCATATCCAGGCAGTAAACCGCTTGAAGGAGCACTCGGGGAATACAATGCGAAGTTCATGTGTAATCAAATGGTACTGCGTGGAGGAGCGTGCGTGACGCCTGACGATCACATTCGCGAGACATACCGTAACTTCTTCCCGCCTGATAAACGTTGGTTATTTGGCGGCTTCCGATTGGCAGGTGACATGTGA
- a CDS encoding phosphoglycerate dehydrogenase → MYQVQLWNDLSDKGLKRFTDDYHVQRETEQPDAFLVRSKDLHDMRFPDSLKAVARAGVGVNTIPLDQLANRGIPVFSTPGANANAVKELVIGSLFLTARKLVPSLLWTNNLRGPDIPERIEANKKQFVGTELLGKRIGIVGLGAIGANLANTLHELGMTVTGYDPHMSVESAWRVSNQIQRATQLEDLLATSDYITLHLPLVDATTGLLDASLFSKMKHGATLLNFSRGELVDEQALAEVLRSGRLANYVTDFPNAFILSLPRVIALPHIGASTSEAEENCAIMAVDQLRLFLEAGNIRNAVNFPAVELPFTGKRRITIAHHNIPNMVGQIASVLAQESINIANMINGSKDSIAYTIIDIDNHADESISLDRLNQIPGVLKTRLL, encoded by the coding sequence ATGTATCAAGTCCAACTATGGAATGATCTATCAGACAAAGGATTAAAACGATTTACAGACGACTATCACGTCCAGCGGGAAACGGAGCAACCAGACGCCTTTCTCGTCCGCAGCAAGGATTTACATGACATGCGCTTTCCGGATAGTCTCAAAGCCGTCGCCCGAGCTGGCGTCGGTGTCAATACGATTCCACTCGATCAACTCGCGAACCGCGGGATTCCCGTCTTTTCGACACCAGGTGCCAATGCGAATGCCGTCAAGGAACTTGTCATCGGTAGTTTGTTCCTGACGGCGCGAAAACTCGTCCCGAGTCTGCTTTGGACGAACAACTTGCGCGGACCGGATATTCCGGAGCGGATCGAAGCGAACAAAAAACAATTCGTCGGAACGGAGTTACTCGGGAAACGAATCGGGATCGTTGGACTTGGGGCGATCGGGGCAAACTTAGCCAACACCCTTCACGAGCTCGGCATGACCGTCACAGGCTATGATCCACATATGTCCGTTGAGTCCGCTTGGCGCGTCTCGAATCAGATTCAGCGGGCAACACAGCTCGAGGATCTCCTCGCGACAAGCGACTACATCACGTTGCATCTCCCGCTCGTTGATGCGACGACGGGTTTACTCGATGCGTCACTCTTTTCAAAAATGAAACACGGCGCGACCCTACTCAACTTCTCGCGTGGTGAACTCGTCGATGAACAAGCGCTAGCCGAAGTGCTCAGGTCCGGTCGCCTGGCGAATTATGTGACGGATTTCCCGAACGCCTTCATCTTGTCCCTCCCCCGGGTCATTGCTTTACCACATATCGGGGCATCAACAAGTGAAGCGGAGGAAAACTGTGCCATCATGGCGGTCGATCAACTGCGTCTGTTCCTTGAGGCAGGAAACATCCGCAATGCGGTCAATTTCCCAGCCGTCGAGTTACCGTTCACTGGAAAACGACGAATTACGATTGCTCACCACAACATTCCGAACATGGTCGGTCAAATCGCCTCCGTGTTAGCGCAAGAGTCGATCAATATCGCGAATATGATCAATGGTAGTAAAGATTCGATTGCCTATACAATCATCGATATCGATAACCATGCGGACGAATCGATCTCGCTCGACCGACTGAATCAGATTCCTGGCGTCTTGAAAACACGTCTACTTTAA
- a CDS encoding GNAT family N-acetyltransferase, whose protein sequence is MLPVYIRPYTLEDAAEVLEVNLRNRDHFEYWMPIKPSPEQYTIEGQRERIYRHQELMRQDAYYAYGVFLNETDQLIGDVSAMFVQRGPAETCMIGYQLDATFSGRGYMAQAVGLFVDHLFDVHQFHRIRAEVMPENIGSIRVLEKVGFRQEGIAKQNLFINDAWEDFILFALLKEDREESKHANL, encoded by the coding sequence ATGTTACCTGTTTACATTCGTCCTTATACATTAGAGGATGCAGCGGAGGTCCTTGAGGTGAATTTGCGAAACCGTGATCACTTTGAGTACTGGATGCCAATCAAACCGTCTCCTGAACAATACACGATCGAAGGACAACGAGAACGAATTTACCGCCACCAAGAGTTGATGCGCCAAGATGCTTATTATGCGTATGGCGTCTTTTTAAATGAGACAGACCAATTGATTGGGGATGTCTCGGCGATGTTCGTTCAGCGTGGACCAGCCGAGACATGCATGATCGGTTATCAACTGGATGCCACCTTTTCTGGTCGAGGATATATGGCTCAAGCAGTCGGATTATTCGTAGATCATTTATTTGATGTCCACCAGTTCCACCGGATCCGTGCTGAAGTCATGCCAGAGAATATCGGCTCGATCCGTGTCCTTGAGAAAGTTGGGTTTCGCCAAGAAGGAATCGCGAAACAAAATCTCTTCATCAACGATGCCTGGGAAGACTTTATTTTGTTTGCTCTATTAAAAGAAGACCGAGAGGAGTCAAAACATGCCAATCTCTGA
- the serC gene encoding 3-phosphoserine/phosphohydroxythreonine transaminase: MTVYNFSAGPAVLPAPVLLKAQSELLDYENSGQSVLEMSHRSPIFESIREAAEQSLRRLMSIPDSYSVLFLQGGATLQFAMLPQNLATKTGRIDFIDTGGWSTKAIADAKRYATVNVLASSADHGYRFIPEGPFTSTADYLHITWNNTLEGTTYQTPPHVDVPLVADVSSSILSEPLPIESFDVLYAGAQKNLGVAGLTVVIVKNELLDRVPDTIGAYLRYDIHAKQRSLYNTPPTFSLYMTKLVLDWIEETGLETIAARNVSQARMLYEAIDQSDLFHNHVAVKDRSRMNIPFSTGSESEDAAFLNFAARHDLINLAGHRSIGGMRASLYNAMPTEGVTALLHIMHRFEQGER; the protein is encoded by the coding sequence ATGACGGTTTATAACTTCTCTGCCGGTCCAGCAGTCCTTCCTGCCCCGGTCCTATTGAAGGCTCAATCCGAGCTACTCGATTATGAAAATTCAGGACAATCCGTTCTTGAAATGAGTCATCGTTCGCCAATCTTCGAATCGATTCGGGAGGCAGCTGAACAATCCTTACGGAGACTGATGTCGATTCCCGATTCGTACTCCGTATTGTTTCTTCAAGGAGGAGCTACACTTCAGTTCGCGATGTTACCGCAAAATCTGGCAACGAAGACCGGACGGATTGATTTCATCGATACCGGCGGCTGGTCGACGAAGGCGATTGCAGATGCAAAACGGTACGCCACGGTCAACGTGCTCGCCTCTTCCGCTGATCACGGGTATCGCTTCATTCCAGAAGGTCCGTTCACGTCAACAGCCGACTATTTGCACATCACTTGGAACAATACCCTCGAAGGGACGACGTATCAGACACCGCCTCATGTCGATGTGCCACTCGTCGCTGATGTCTCGTCATCGATTTTGTCTGAACCATTGCCAATCGAGTCATTCGATGTGTTGTATGCTGGTGCTCAAAAAAACCTTGGTGTCGCCGGTTTAACGGTCGTCATCGTGAAGAACGAGTTGCTTGATCGTGTTCCTGACACGATCGGTGCCTACTTACGGTATGACATCCATGCAAAACAGCGATCTCTTTATAACACGCCACCGACGTTTAGTCTTTATATGACGAAATTAGTGCTCGATTGGATTGAAGAGACGGGACTCGAGACGATCGCGGCACGAAACGTCTCACAAGCGCGCATGTTATATGAAGCAATTGATCAATCCGATCTATTTCATAACCATGTAGCCGTCAAGGATCGAAGCCGGATGAACATTCCATTCTCGACTGGAAGCGAATCGGAAGACGCTGCTTTCTTGAACTTCGCTGCGCGTCACGATTTGATCAATCTTGCCGGTCACCGCTCGATTGGTGGAATGCGCGCGAGTCTTTACAATGCGATGCCGACCGAAGGGGTTACAGCACTGCTTCATATCATGCACCGTTTTGAACAGGGGGAACGTTAA
- the guaC gene encoding GMP reductase produces the protein MDVVFDYEDIQLIPAKSIVGSRSECDTSVEFGGRRFKLPVVPANMQTIIDESIALFLAEGDYFYIMHRFEPARRLAFVRMMQERQLFASISVGVKEEEYQLIEQLAAEGLTPEYITIDIAHGHSEAVIQMIRHIKSLLPESFVIAGNVGTPEAVRELENAGADATKVGIGPGKVCITKIKTGFGTGGWQLAALRWCAKAASKPIIADGGIRTHGDIAKSVRFGASMVMIGSLFAGHEESPGETHEVDGVLVKEYFGSASEFQKGERKNVEGKKMFVEHKGSLADTLIEMEQDLQSAISYAGGNKLQAIRTVDYVVVKNSIFNGDKVY, from the coding sequence ATGGATGTAGTATTCGATTATGAAGATATTCAATTAATTCCAGCAAAATCAATCGTTGGTAGTCGTTCGGAATGTGATACGTCAGTCGAGTTCGGTGGTCGTCGTTTCAAGCTTCCAGTCGTACCGGCAAACATGCAAACGATCATTGATGAATCGATCGCTTTGTTCTTAGCGGAAGGCGATTATTTCTATATCATGCATCGATTCGAACCGGCTCGTCGTTTGGCATTCGTTCGTATGATGCAAGAACGCCAACTGTTCGCTTCAATTAGCGTCGGTGTCAAGGAAGAGGAATATCAGCTGATCGAACAGCTCGCAGCAGAAGGGCTGACTCCGGAATACATCACGATTGATATCGCGCACGGTCATTCGGAAGCCGTCATTCAGATGATTCGCCACATCAAGTCGCTTCTACCAGAAAGTTTCGTCATCGCTGGTAACGTCGGAACACCGGAAGCGGTGCGTGAACTTGAGAATGCGGGAGCCGATGCAACAAAAGTCGGGATCGGACCAGGTAAAGTGTGTATCACGAAGATTAAGACAGGATTCGGTACAGGTGGTTGGCAACTCGCGGCACTTCGTTGGTGTGCAAAAGCAGCAAGTAAACCGATTATTGCTGATGGTGGGATTCGGACGCATGGCGATATCGCGAAGTCAGTCCGGTTCGGTGCGTCGATGGTCATGATCGGTTCACTCTTCGCAGGGCATGAAGAATCGCCTGGTGAGACACATGAAGTGGACGGAGTGCTCGTCAAGGAATACTTCGGTTCTGCTTCTGAGTTCCAAAAAGGGGAACGCAAGAACGTCGAAGGAAAGAAAATGTTCGTCGAGCATAAAGGAAGTCTAGCGGATACATTGATCGAGATGGAGCAAGATTTACAATCGGCAATCTCGTACGCTGGTGGGAACAAATTGCAGGCGATTCGGACGGTCGACTACGTTGTCGTCAAGAACTCGATCTTCAACGGCGATAAAGTATATTAA
- a CDS encoding cold-shock protein, whose translation MEQGKVKWFNAEKGFGFIERESGDDVFVHFSAIQSEGFKSLDEGQEVSFEVEEGQRGPQATNVVKL comes from the coding sequence ATGGAACAAGGTAAAGTAAAATGGTTTAACGCAGAAAAAGGATTCGGCTTCATCGAGCGCGAAAGCGGAGACGACGTATTCGTACACTTCTCAGCAATCCAATCTGAAGGTTTCAAATCACTTGACGAAGGTCAAGAGGTTTCTTTCGAAGTTGAAGAAGGTCAACGTGGACCACAAGCAACTAACGTTGTAAAACTTTAA
- a CDS encoding helix-turn-helix domain-containing protein — translation MVKYTKAFKVQVAERYLTGRDGYRGVAIEFGIARELIREWSRLYERWGETIFDPSYTSHSLAFKLEVLNDMVTNRLSNIEAAVKYRISSPGTISRWRSTYEREGTAGLVARPKGRAPMARRKKKEFEEMTEVEKLKERIEYLEMENAALKKLKALVQEENARRTGSRHK, via the coding sequence ATGGTCAAATATACAAAGGCGTTTAAAGTCCAAGTCGCTGAGCGTTATCTGACAGGACGAGACGGATACCGAGGTGTAGCGATAGAATTCGGGATAGCACGTGAACTGATCCGCGAGTGGTCGCGTCTCTATGAGCGTTGGGGGGAAACGATCTTCGATCCTTCCTATACAAGCCACTCGCTGGCATTTAAACTGGAGGTATTAAACGACATGGTGACCAACAGGCTGTCCAATATAGAGGCGGCCGTAAAGTACCGAATTTCTTCCCCAGGAACGATCTCGAGGTGGCGATCGACGTATGAACGGGAAGGGACCGCAGGTCTGGTCGCCAGACCGAAAGGACGTGCCCCGATGGCGAGACGCAAGAAGAAGGAATTTGAAGAGATGACAGAAGTCGAGAAGCTCAAAGAGCGGATTGAGTATCTCGAGATGGAGAACGCTGCGTTAAAAAAATTGAAAGCCTTGGTTCAAGAAGAGAATGCGCGACGAACCGGATCAAGGCACAAGTAA
- a CDS encoding glycoside hydrolase family 13 protein, with protein MNQAGVVHRALSPFVYAYDQETVHVRLMTAKDDIEKVELIYGDPYEWEAEKEEDRDWNFDPEKEKSWKVERTPMQHNGSDATYDYWFVAIRPERKRVRYGFEVHGDTTAVLTERGWYDEAPLDHPGYYFSVPYVHATDVFDTPEWVKDTVWYQIFPERFANGDPANDPAGTKEWGSEAPAFQNFFGGDFQGVIDHVDHLQRLGVTGVYFCPVFEAPSNHKYDTLDYLKLDPAFGDEKTFRKMIDVLHENGIRVLLDAVFNHISEEHPAFQDVLEKGKDSKYANWFTIGSFPVDPSIPNYEVFAFERNMPKLNTAHPDVKDYLLHVGRYWVEEFGIDGWRLDVASEVDHAFWREFRKEVRAANGTCYIVGECWTDSQPWLLGDQFDAVMNYGLTESFLTCFATGETRVRDFSHAVSRNLNWHSQNVNEVMFNLIDSHDTPRALTRAKGNIDRMKLLFTTLLTFPGSPVIYYGDEIGMKGGQDPANRACMEWDETKQNLELFDHVAQLIALRKQHPVLANAGTYHFQRIDDTRQTFIVERRQGEQVYLLVVNVSEEVQSLSLEGTYESLLDGTTLSETIQVEAVSALLLRHV; from the coding sequence TTGAACCAGGCTGGGGTAGTTCATCGCGCATTATCACCGTTCGTTTATGCTTACGATCAAGAGACGGTCCATGTCCGACTCATGACGGCTAAAGACGATATTGAAAAAGTTGAATTGATATATGGTGATCCGTACGAATGGGAAGCGGAAAAAGAAGAAGACCGAGATTGGAATTTTGATCCGGAGAAAGAAAAATCATGGAAAGTAGAGCGGACGCCGATGCAACACAATGGAAGTGATGCAACGTATGACTATTGGTTCGTTGCAATCCGTCCAGAACGGAAGCGGGTACGATATGGGTTTGAGGTTCATGGCGATACGACAGCCGTTTTAACCGAGCGTGGCTGGTATGACGAAGCGCCACTCGATCATCCGGGCTATTATTTTTCTGTGCCATATGTTCATGCAACGGATGTCTTTGATACACCGGAGTGGGTGAAGGATACGGTCTGGTATCAAATTTTCCCGGAACGATTCGCGAATGGTGACCCGGCGAATGATCCAGCGGGAACGAAGGAGTGGGGAAGTGAAGCACCTGCTTTTCAGAATTTCTTTGGTGGAGATTTTCAAGGGGTCATCGATCACGTCGATCATTTACAACGTCTTGGCGTCACGGGTGTCTACTTCTGCCCAGTCTTTGAGGCACCATCGAATCATAAATACGATACGCTTGATTATCTGAAGCTTGATCCTGCATTTGGTGATGAGAAAACGTTCCGCAAGATGATCGATGTGCTACATGAGAACGGTATCCGCGTATTACTCGATGCCGTCTTCAACCATATTAGTGAAGAGCACCCCGCCTTTCAGGATGTCTTAGAAAAGGGGAAAGATTCAAAATACGCCAATTGGTTTACGATTGGTTCCTTCCCAGTCGATCCATCGATTCCGAACTATGAAGTGTTTGCCTTTGAACGAAACATGCCGAAGTTAAATACTGCCCATCCGGACGTCAAAGACTATTTGCTTCACGTCGGACGTTACTGGGTCGAGGAATTCGGAATCGACGGCTGGCGTCTGGATGTCGCAAGTGAAGTCGATCATGCATTTTGGCGTGAGTTTCGCAAGGAAGTCCGGGCTGCGAACGGAACATGTTATATCGTCGGTGAGTGCTGGACGGATTCGCAACCATGGCTCCTCGGCGATCAATTTGATGCCGTCATGAATTATGGTTTGACCGAGAGCTTTTTGACTTGTTTTGCGACGGGCGAGACGCGCGTTCGTGATTTCTCACATGCAGTCAGCCGGAATTTGAACTGGCATTCCCAAAATGTCAACGAGGTCATGTTCAATTTGATTGACTCGCATGACACGCCGCGTGCTCTAACGCGTGCGAAAGGGAATATCGATCGAATGAAATTGCTGTTCACTACACTGTTGACATTTCCAGGTTCACCCGTCATCTATTATGGTGATGAGATTGGAATGAAGGGTGGGCAAGATCCGGCCAACCGTGCGTGTATGGAATGGGACGAGACGAAGCAGAACCTCGAGTTGTTCGATCACGTTGCGCAGTTGATCGCCCTTCGAAAACAGCATCCGGTTTTAGCAAATGCCGGAACGTATCATTTCCAAAGGATCGATGATACAAGACAGACATTTATTGTCGAGCGACGTCAGGGCGAACAGGTTTACTTGCTCGTCGTCAACGTCAGTGAAGAGGTACAATCTCTTTCGCTTGAAGGAACGTATGAAAGTCTGTTAGATGGAACGACGTTATCGGAAACTATTCAAGTAGAAGCTGTGTCAGCTCTTCTTTTGCGACACGTATAA
- a CDS encoding DUF1015 domain-containing protein, producing the protein MPTFEPFAALRPDSKYAAEFAALPYDVYSREEARSEIRRHPLSFLRIDKAEATLPSLIAEDDPRVYQQAALAFEESQTNGILQLDPDETYYIYQLSDGTHTQSGFVGCVAVSDYETNQIRKHEFTRPEKERDRVRHVEQLQAHTGPILLAHQTDPQLEAIVTTVTAGDPLYDFTVDGVTHRIFKIADRNHLLTIGSQFARHDALYIADGHHRAAAAAIAASRTDQEEAQRFLGVSFPQDQLRILGYHRVVEDLYGQSVVDFLERLAHRFTITKGRAEQTKSHQIEMYLNRQWYTLSYKSERIGTKANLDVSILQEELLTPLLGIEDPRTDARIQFVGGHKGYAGLEQIVDSGHAAVAFHLHPTSIEDLMAVADAGEVMPPKSTWFEPKLRSGLLIHPFDS; encoded by the coding sequence ATGCCAACTTTCGAACCTTTTGCGGCGTTACGACCGGACTCAAAATATGCGGCAGAATTTGCCGCCTTACCGTATGATGTTTATTCGCGCGAAGAAGCACGTTCTGAGATTCGACGTCATCCGCTGTCTTTTTTACGGATCGATAAAGCAGAAGCCACCCTTCCGTCATTGATCGCTGAAGATGACCCACGCGTTTATCAGCAAGCGGCGCTTGCCTTCGAAGAGAGTCAAACAAACGGTATCTTGCAACTCGATCCGGACGAGACATATTACATTTATCAGTTGTCAGACGGGACACATACGCAATCCGGTTTCGTCGGATGTGTTGCCGTCAGCGATTACGAGACGAATCAAATTCGTAAACATGAATTCACACGTCCTGAAAAAGAACGTGACCGTGTTCGGCACGTCGAACAGTTACAAGCTCATACGGGACCGATTTTACTGGCGCATCAGACCGATCCACAACTCGAAGCAATCGTCACAACGGTCACTGCCGGCGACCCTCTATATGATTTCACCGTCGATGGAGTGACGCACCGAATTTTTAAAATCGCCGATCGTAATCACCTGTTGACGATCGGAAGCCAGTTCGCCCGTCACGATGCTCTCTATATCGCTGATGGTCATCATCGTGCGGCGGCGGCCGCCATCGCTGCCAGTCGGACGGACCAGGAGGAAGCCCAACGTTTTCTTGGTGTTTCCTTCCCGCAAGATCAATTACGAATCCTTGGCTACCACCGTGTCGTCGAAGATTTATACGGTCAATCGGTCGTTGACTTCCTCGAGCGATTAGCCCATCGCTTTACGATTACAAAAGGACGCGCTGAACAAACGAAGTCTCACCAAATTGAGATGTATCTCAACCGGCAATGGTATACCCTTTCGTACAAATCTGAACGAATCGGGACGAAAGCGAATCTCGACGTCTCGATTTTACAAGAAGAGTTGTTGACACCGTTACTCGGTATCGAAGATCCACGGACGGACGCACGGATCCAGTTCGTCGGTGGTCATAAGGGATATGCTGGTCTTGAGCAGATCGTGGACTCTGGGCATGCCGCTGTTGCTTTTCACTTGCATCCGACTTCGATCGAAGATTTAATGGCTGTGGCTGATGCCGGAGAAGTGATGCCACCGAAATCGACTTGGTTCGAACCGAAACTTCGGAGCGGTTTACTGATCCATCCGTTTGATTCGTAA
- a CDS encoding nuclear transport factor 2 family protein, translating to MTLEQTMQHLQDAMLKGDLSQVSHLLSPEFTFIDALGRSFDAETYLDHYVDPANIRWLSRTDDFSYIDHFEDTAIQYSLTEDRFEYGTTQYVGRFRIVSIYRATSDGWKWHFGQLTSLDPS from the coding sequence ATGACACTTGAACAAACGATGCAACACCTTCAAGATGCTATGCTAAAAGGAGATTTATCACAAGTCTCGCATCTATTATCTCCCGAATTTACGTTCATCGATGCATTAGGGCGGTCATTTGATGCCGAGACCTACCTCGATCATTACGTGGATCCTGCAAACATCCGCTGGTTATCCCGGACCGATGATTTTTCATACATTGATCATTTCGAAGATACGGCAATCCAGTATAGTTTGACAGAAGACCGATTTGAATACGGGACAACTCAATACGTTGGTCGTTTCCGGATCGTATCAATCTATCGTGCTACGTCAGATGGTTGGAAATGGCACTTTGGTCAATTGACATCTCTTGATCCGTCGTAA
- a CDS encoding NUDIX domain-containing protein, producing the protein MPISDYYANLRQLVGTQRLFTPCVAAIIRNEAGHILFQDPGGPFWSLPAGAIELGESPAQAVIREVYEETGLFVRPVRLIATFGGEAFRLTYPDGNEVEYVATVFECKVVGGTLEAVDGESKQLAYFPKQERPPLALPYPDHVFEASEATSYFDWEEHWLTDLQRKNR; encoded by the coding sequence ATGCCAATCTCTGATTACTATGCTAATCTGCGCCAACTTGTCGGAACGCAACGTCTTTTTACACCATGCGTCGCAGCGATCATTCGAAACGAAGCAGGTCATATCCTCTTTCAGGATCCAGGAGGTCCGTTTTGGAGTTTGCCTGCTGGAGCGATCGAACTGGGAGAATCTCCTGCGCAAGCAGTCATTCGTGAAGTCTATGAAGAAACGGGTCTATTCGTCCGACCGGTCCGACTGATTGCGACATTCGGTGGAGAGGCGTTTCGTTTGACGTACCCGGACGGAAACGAAGTTGAATACGTAGCGACAGTATTCGAGTGTAAGGTAGTCGGGGGAACGCTCGAAGCCGTCGATGGGGAATCCAAACAACTGGCATATTTCCCAAAACAGGAGCGTCCACCTCTAGCACTTCCTTATCCTGATCATGTGTTTGAAGCATCCGAAGCGACGAGCTATTTTGACTGGGAAGAGCACTGGTTGACAGATTTACAACGGAAGAACCGTTAA